The Corynebacterium pseudopelargi genome contains a region encoding:
- a CDS encoding leucyl aminopeptidase, with the protein MTISTNLPATGSRSNAELLSSLPQGSNAIVVPLFSAEDSIELAVSELFDAPTSRSLLATFEALGAKGSEGELLRVPAPENVDADFLLGVGLGEAEELSDESLRRACGAAARSLAGVRHAVVTLGAFGMQAAVEGFLLGAYHFTGVRSKESGKAPVELLSFLGDEDDQAVFDQAVITAESVMLARDLVNTPSSALYPETYADELVSYAEAFDLEVEVLDFEQLKAEGFGGIVAVGGGSARKPRLVRLRWSPENPKHRVALVGKGITFDTGGISIKPGANMDDMISDMGGSAAVVGTIIAAARLGIDIEVTATIPLAENMPGGSAYRPGDVIRHYGGLTSEILNTDAEGRLVLADAIARACEDEPEYLMEVATLTGAQLVALGDRTAGVMGSDGFCDFMADTGKNVGEQAWAMPMPEELGEAIKSPVADLQNISRDRKGGMMVAAWYLSHFVSEDVQWVHFDIAGPGYSSSAHGYTPKRGTGVPVRTFIAALQTLANSHKD; encoded by the coding sequence TTGACTATTTCCACCAACCTCCCAGCCACCGGTAGCCGAAGCAATGCTGAGCTGCTTTCTTCTTTGCCTCAGGGCAGCAACGCCATTGTGGTTCCACTGTTTTCGGCGGAAGATTCCATCGAACTTGCAGTATCGGAGCTTTTCGACGCCCCAACGTCGCGCAGTTTGCTGGCCACCTTCGAGGCTCTGGGTGCCAAGGGCAGCGAGGGTGAATTGCTTCGCGTGCCCGCACCCGAAAACGTCGACGCTGATTTCTTACTCGGCGTTGGTTTAGGTGAGGCCGAAGAACTCAGCGATGAGTCCCTGCGTCGTGCATGCGGTGCTGCTGCTCGTTCGCTTGCTGGGGTTCGTCACGCTGTGGTGACCCTCGGTGCCTTCGGTATGCAGGCTGCCGTTGAGGGTTTCTTGCTCGGCGCGTATCACTTCACTGGCGTTCGCTCCAAGGAATCCGGCAAGGCCCCGGTGGAGCTGTTGAGCTTCCTTGGCGATGAAGACGATCAAGCAGTATTCGATCAGGCAGTAATCACCGCCGAATCTGTGATGCTTGCGCGCGACTTGGTGAACACGCCTTCCTCCGCGCTCTACCCCGAAACCTATGCCGATGAGCTCGTCTCCTACGCCGAGGCCTTCGACCTTGAGGTAGAGGTATTGGATTTTGAGCAGCTCAAAGCAGAAGGATTCGGCGGCATCGTGGCCGTCGGCGGTGGATCTGCACGCAAGCCTCGCCTGGTTCGTCTGCGTTGGTCGCCCGAAAACCCCAAGCACCGTGTCGCACTGGTGGGCAAGGGCATCACCTTCGATACCGGCGGAATTTCCATCAAGCCGGGCGCCAATATGGACGACATGATCTCCGATATGGGCGGCTCCGCGGCCGTGGTGGGCACCATCATTGCTGCTGCTCGCCTGGGTATCGACATTGAGGTCACCGCCACCATTCCTCTGGCAGAAAATATGCCTGGCGGCTCGGCGTATCGTCCAGGCGATGTCATCCGCCACTACGGTGGCTTAACCTCTGAGATTCTCAACACCGACGCCGAAGGCCGGTTGGTGCTTGCCGATGCCATCGCACGCGCCTGCGAAGACGAGCCCGAATACCTCATGGAGGTGGCAACGCTCACCGGCGCGCAGCTTGTGGCTCTAGGCGATCGCACAGCCGGCGTGATGGGTTCTGATGGATTCTGCGACTTCATGGCCGATACCGGCAAAAACGTCGGCGAACAGGCCTGGGCTATGCCCATGCCAGAAGAACTCGGCGAGGCCATCAAATCCCCAGTGGCTGATCTGCAAAACATCTCCCGCGACCGCAAGGGCGGCATGATGGTGGCCGCTTGGTACTTGAGCCACTTTGTGAGTGAAGACGTGCAATGGGTGCACTTCGATATCGCAGGCCCTGGCTACTCCAGCAGCGCCCACGGCTACACCCCCAAGCGTGGTACCGGCGTTCCCGTGCGCACCTTTATCGCAGCCCTTCAGACGCTGGCGAATTCCCACAAGGATTAG
- the lipA gene encoding lipoyl synthase, translating to MTTAPEGRRLLRVEARNSQTPIESKPRWIRTAVKTGPEYQDMKKKVSGASLHTVCQEAGCPNIHECWESREATFLIGGANCSRRCDFCQINSAKPEPLDRDEPRRVAESVREMQLNYSTITGVTRDDLEDEGAWLYAEVVRQIHQLNPHTGVENLVPDFSGKPDLLQEVFEARPEVFAHNLETVPRIFKRIRPAFRYERSLDVIRQARDFGLVTKSNLILGMGETQDEIREALDDLHDAGCDIITITQYLRPGPLYHPIDRWVKPEEFIEHADYAREIGFGAVMSGPLVRSSYRAGKLYAEALESRGEQLPSHLSHLAETAHGTTAQEASTLLQKYGKSEDTPVVSSRTNS from the coding sequence GTGACTACAGCACCTGAAGGACGCAGACTGTTAAGAGTTGAGGCTCGCAACTCGCAGACCCCAATTGAGAGCAAGCCTCGCTGGATTCGCACTGCCGTGAAAACGGGCCCTGAATATCAGGACATGAAAAAGAAGGTGTCGGGCGCAAGCCTGCACACCGTGTGCCAGGAGGCTGGCTGCCCGAATATCCACGAATGTTGGGAATCACGCGAAGCCACCTTCTTAATTGGCGGTGCAAATTGTTCGCGTCGTTGCGACTTCTGCCAGATCAACTCGGCAAAACCTGAACCACTCGACCGTGACGAGCCCCGAAGAGTAGCGGAGTCTGTGCGCGAAATGCAGCTCAACTACTCCACCATCACCGGTGTGACACGCGACGACCTCGAAGATGAAGGCGCATGGCTCTATGCCGAGGTGGTGCGCCAAATTCACCAACTCAACCCCCACACCGGTGTTGAGAACCTGGTGCCGGATTTTTCTGGCAAGCCCGATCTGCTGCAGGAAGTATTTGAGGCGCGCCCCGAGGTGTTCGCCCACAACCTAGAAACGGTGCCGCGCATTTTTAAGCGGATCCGCCCGGCGTTTCGATACGAGCGCTCGCTCGACGTGATCCGCCAGGCACGAGATTTTGGCCTTGTAACCAAGTCCAACCTGATCCTCGGCATGGGCGAAACCCAAGATGAGATCCGCGAGGCACTCGATGATCTCCACGATGCAGGCTGCGACATCATTACCATCACGCAGTACCTTCGCCCAGGCCCGCTCTACCACCCGATTGATCGCTGGGTAAAGCCCGAGGAATTCATCGAGCACGCCGATTATGCCCGCGAGATCGGCTTCGGCGCAGTGATGTCTGGGCCTTTGGTTCGATCCTCCTATCGTGCCGGCAAGCTGTATGCCGAAGCACTGGAATCCCGTGGGGAGCAATTGCCAAGCCACCTCAGCCACTTGGCGGAAACAGCACACGGCACCACCGCCCAGGAGGCATCGACGCTGCTGCAGAAGTACGGTAAATCTGAAGACACACCAGTGGTGTCTTCACGCACCAATTCCTAA
- the sucB gene encoding 2-oxoglutarate dehydrogenase, E2 component, dihydrolipoamide succinyltransferase, whose amino-acid sequence MAHSVEMPELGESVTEGTITQWLKSVGDTVEVDEPLLEVSTDKVDTEVPSPVAGTILEIRAEEDDTVDVGDVIAVIGDADEASEDNESKDEDAQDSKAEEPAEDQAEEKEEAKPAAKSSGKGTDVAMPELGESVTEGTITQWLKSVGDTVEVDEPLLEVSTDKVDTEVPSPVAGTILEILAEEDDTVDVGEVIVRIGDADAAGSDDSDDSDDVAEEDRDVPSEEAIQEAENKEDNDTVEEAESSNSSASSDEASGEATDVVMPELGESVTEGTITQWLKSVGDTVEVDEALLEVSTDKVDTEVPSPVAGTILEILAEEDETVDVGDVIVRVGDPSAAKSEEKSEKQQDSKDEEKAEEPKQEPKKEEAKPEKKAEEPKKEAPKSEEKAEDSKKESATSGKVPYVTPLVRKLAEKHGVDLNSVEGTGIGGRIRKQDVLAAAEGSKPEQQESAAQTQEAPKGERANWSTKSVDPAKAELIGTTQKVSRIREITAKKMVEALQISAQLTHLQEVDVTKVAELRKTAKPAFKEKYGVNLTYLPFFVKATVEALVSHPNVNASYDAESKEMTYHADVNVAIAVDTPRGLLTPVIHKAQEKTLPELAQAIVELADKARNNKLKPQDLSGATFTITNIGSEGALSDTPILVPPQAGILGTAAIQKRPVVVTEHGVDAIAIRQMCYLPFSYDHQIVDGADAGRFTATIKDRLETGDFEADLDL is encoded by the coding sequence ATGGCGCACTCCGTAGAGATGCCTGAGCTTGGCGAATCCGTCACTGAAGGCACCATCACCCAGTGGCTGAAGTCCGTCGGCGACACCGTCGAGGTAGACGAGCCTTTACTTGAGGTATCCACCGACAAAGTCGATACCGAGGTTCCCTCCCCCGTAGCCGGCACCATCTTAGAAATCCGCGCCGAAGAAGACGACACGGTCGATGTCGGCGACGTGATCGCCGTGATCGGTGATGCCGATGAAGCTTCCGAGGATAACGAGTCCAAGGACGAGGACGCTCAAGACAGCAAGGCTGAAGAGCCTGCTGAGGATCAGGCTGAAGAAAAAGAAGAAGCAAAGCCTGCAGCGAAGTCCTCTGGCAAGGGCACCGATGTGGCTATGCCTGAGCTTGGCGAGTCCGTCACCGAGGGCACCATCACCCAGTGGCTGAAGTCCGTTGGCGACACCGTCGAGGTAGACGAGCCGCTGCTTGAGGTATCCACCGACAAGGTTGATACCGAGGTTCCTTCCCCCGTGGCCGGCACCATCTTGGAGATCCTGGCCGAAGAAGACGACACCGTGGATGTGGGCGAGGTTATCGTTCGCATCGGTGACGCCGATGCAGCAGGCTCTGATGACTCCGATGACTCGGATGACGTTGCCGAAGAAGACCGCGATGTTCCTTCCGAAGAGGCTATTCAAGAAGCCGAGAACAAGGAAGACAACGACACGGTGGAAGAAGCAGAGTCTTCCAACTCCTCTGCCTCCAGCGACGAGGCCAGCGGTGAAGCCACCGATGTGGTCATGCCTGAGCTTGGCGAGTCCGTCACCGAGGGCACCATCACCCAGTGGCTGAAGTCTGTTGGCGACACCGTCGAGGTAGACGAGGCACTGCTTGAGGTATCCACCGACAAGGTCGATACCGAGGTTCCCTCCCCCGTGGCAGGCACCATCTTGGAGATCCTCGCCGAGGAAGACGAGACGGTAGACGTGGGCGACGTGATCGTGCGCGTTGGCGATCCAAGCGCAGCCAAGTCCGAGGAAAAGAGCGAAAAGCAGCAGGATTCCAAGGACGAAGAAAAGGCTGAAGAGCCCAAGCAAGAGCCCAAGAAGGAAGAAGCAAAGCCTGAAAAGAAGGCTGAGGAGCCCAAGAAGGAAGCTCCGAAGTCTGAAGAAAAGGCCGAGGATTCCAAGAAGGAAAGCGCTACTTCCGGCAAGGTTCCTTATGTAACCCCGCTGGTACGCAAGCTGGCTGAAAAGCACGGCGTGGATCTCAACTCCGTTGAGGGCACCGGCATCGGTGGCCGCATCCGCAAGCAGGACGTGCTGGCTGCTGCTGAAGGCTCCAAGCCAGAGCAGCAAGAGTCTGCTGCCCAGACCCAGGAAGCACCGAAGGGCGAGCGCGCTAACTGGTCTACCAAGTCGGTTGATCCCGCCAAGGCCGAGCTGATTGGTACCACGCAGAAGGTCTCGCGTATCCGTGAGATCACCGCCAAGAAGATGGTGGAAGCGCTGCAGATTTCCGCTCAGCTCACCCACCTGCAGGAAGTCGACGTGACCAAGGTGGCCGAGCTGCGCAAGACCGCAAAGCCTGCCTTCAAGGAAAAGTACGGCGTCAACCTCACCTACCTGCCCTTCTTTGTCAAGGCAACGGTTGAGGCTTTGGTCAGCCACCCCAACGTGAATGCTTCCTACGATGCTGAGTCGAAGGAAATGACCTACCACGCTGATGTGAACGTGGCCATCGCCGTAGACACCCCTCGTGGTTTGCTTACCCCGGTGATTCACAAGGCACAGGAAAAGACTCTGCCCGAATTGGCCCAGGCCATTGTTGAGCTCGCCGATAAGGCCCGCAACAACAAGCTCAAGCCACAGGATCTCTCCGGTGCTACCTTCACCATCACCAACATTGGCTCTGAGGGCGCATTGTCTGATACCCCGATCCTGGTGCCGCCACAGGCCGGCATCCTGGGTACCGCCGCTATTCAGAAGCGCCCCGTGGTTGTGACCGAGCACGGCGTGGACGCTATTGCTATTCGCCAGATGTGCTACCTGCCCTTCTCCTACGATCACCAGATCGTTGATGGTGCAGACGCTGGTCGCTTTACCGCCACCATTAAGGATCGTTTGGAAACCGGCGACTTCGAAGCCGATCTGGATCTCTAA
- the gcvH gene encoding glycine cleavage system protein GcvH, with protein sequence MSNLPEDFSYSEDHEWINATADEAVGATVRVGITSVAADRLGEVVFAELPEVDDQVEAGETCGEVESTKSVSDLYSPVTGTVTAVNDAVHNDYAVVNNDPFGEGWLFEVEVESTGELMDAQAYAEANGVN encoded by the coding sequence ATGTCGAACTTGCCTGAAGATTTCTCTTACTCAGAAGACCACGAGTGGATCAACGCCACCGCCGACGAAGCCGTTGGCGCCACCGTGCGCGTTGGCATCACCTCCGTTGCCGCTGATCGCCTAGGCGAAGTGGTGTTTGCGGAGCTTCCAGAGGTAGACGACCAGGTCGAGGCAGGAGAAACCTGCGGTGAAGTGGAATCCACCAAATCGGTATCCGATCTCTACTCCCCTGTCACCGGCACCGTCACCGCCGTCAACGACGCAGTCCACAATGATTATGCGGTAGTCAATAACGATCCCTTTGGCGAAGGCTGGCTCTTCGAAGTCGAGGTCGAATCAACCGGCGAGCTCATGGACGCTCAAGCCTATGCCGAGGCCAATGGCGTGAACTAG
- the gcvP gene encoding aminomethyl-transferring glycine dehydrogenase, producing the protein MGSPAHYSPYVARHIGPTADERSELLQRLGFDSFEALIEAAVPKDIHSQALELPEPLSEDEALAKLRSYADQNVALKPFYGQGFYETSTPPVIRRNVLESPAWYTAYTPYQPEISQGRLEALLHFQNMVSELTCLPVAGASLLDEASAAAEAVALMARVSRKGRRIIFDQRLHPQVLAVATERARTLALEVEISDITHGLVGEDLVGVILAYPGTEGDLSDIRRAIEDIHSRGALAAVDCDLLALQLLEAPGTLGADIAFGTSQRFGVPLFFGGPHAAFMAVTSKLTRQLPGRVVGIARDADGNPALRLALQTREQHIRREKATSNICTAQALLAVTATMYAIWHGADGLRQIAQRVHARACDFAASVQGDFELAHEHFFDTVTVLTPGKAEAIVQSAEERGYLLRAIGADKVSVSFGESASPADVEALAEVFGVQAKKAEGQAIPQSLLRSNPTLKHPVFSSIHSETQMLRYLRKLSDRDLALDRSMIPLGSCTMKLNPTAGLEPISWPNFANIHPYAPDRHTAGWRALIEELQGWLERITGYAKVSVQPNAGSQGELAGLLAIRRYHVARGEAQRDVVLIPRSAHGTNAASAKLANLDVVVVDNDGREGSIDMADLEAKIDKVGDRLAGIMITYPSTHGVFEASVREVCSKIHEHGGQVYIDGANMNALTGIAQPGEFGGDVSHLNLHKTFTIPHGGGGPGVGPVCVAEHLAPYLPSDPLGTDPAQPAPGDAGVPIASARYGSAGVLPISWAYIAMMGAKGLRQATATAILNANYIAAELKDAFPVLYTGPGGLVAHECILDLRPLSDATGVSAADVAKRLIDFGFHAPTLSFPVAGTLMVEPTESEDVAELDRFIQAMRAIRAEIAEIENGTTAYEESMLHHAPFNAQVACADQWPYAFGREEAVYPVESLREAKYFPPVRRLDEAYGDRNFCCTG; encoded by the coding sequence ATGGGTTCACCCGCACACTATTCCCCCTACGTAGCCCGGCACATCGGCCCCACTGCCGATGAACGCAGCGAACTGCTGCAGCGCCTGGGCTTCGATTCTTTTGAGGCCCTGATCGAGGCGGCTGTGCCAAAAGACATCCACAGCCAAGCACTCGAATTGCCGGAGCCTTTAAGCGAGGACGAAGCACTGGCTAAGTTGCGCAGCTATGCCGATCAAAACGTTGCGCTCAAGCCCTTCTATGGCCAGGGCTTCTACGAAACTTCCACTCCCCCGGTGATTCGCCGCAACGTGCTCGAGTCACCGGCCTGGTACACCGCCTATACCCCGTACCAGCCTGAAATCTCCCAGGGCCGCCTTGAGGCTTTGCTGCACTTCCAAAATATGGTCAGCGAGCTGACCTGCCTTCCTGTTGCCGGCGCCTCGCTGCTGGATGAGGCCTCCGCGGCAGCAGAAGCCGTGGCATTGATGGCGCGCGTGAGCCGAAAGGGCAGGCGCATCATCTTCGACCAACGCCTGCACCCGCAGGTGTTGGCCGTTGCCACCGAACGCGCACGCACCCTGGCCTTGGAAGTGGAGATCAGCGACATCACTCACGGCCTGGTTGGTGAAGATCTGGTGGGTGTAATCCTCGCCTATCCGGGTACTGAGGGCGATCTCAGCGATATTCGTCGCGCGATTGAAGATATCCACTCCCGTGGCGCACTGGCGGCAGTAGATTGCGATCTTTTGGCACTGCAACTGCTTGAAGCACCAGGCACCCTGGGTGCCGATATCGCCTTTGGTACCTCCCAACGATTTGGTGTGCCACTGTTTTTTGGCGGCCCGCATGCAGCCTTTATGGCAGTTACCTCCAAACTCACCCGCCAGCTTCCCGGGCGTGTAGTGGGTATTGCTCGCGATGCCGATGGCAACCCTGCCTTACGTCTTGCGCTGCAAACCCGTGAGCAGCATATCCGCCGCGAAAAAGCCACGAGCAATATCTGCACCGCGCAGGCACTGCTGGCTGTTACTGCCACCATGTATGCCATTTGGCATGGTGCTGATGGTTTGCGCCAGATTGCACAGCGCGTGCATGCTCGTGCCTGCGATTTTGCCGCGAGCGTACAAGGCGACTTTGAGCTTGCCCATGAGCACTTCTTTGACACGGTGACGGTGCTTACCCCCGGCAAGGCGGAAGCGATTGTCCAAAGCGCTGAGGAACGCGGCTATCTGCTGCGCGCTATTGGCGCCGATAAGGTAAGCGTGAGCTTCGGTGAATCTGCAAGCCCAGCCGATGTGGAGGCATTGGCAGAAGTCTTCGGCGTGCAGGCCAAAAAGGCTGAAGGCCAGGCTATTCCTCAAAGCCTTTTGCGCAGCAACCCCACCTTGAAGCACCCGGTGTTTTCCTCGATCCACTCCGAAACCCAAATGCTTCGGTATTTGCGCAAGCTCTCTGATCGCGACTTAGCGCTTGATCGCAGCATGATCCCCTTGGGTTCATGCACCATGAAGCTCAACCCCACCGCGGGTTTGGAGCCGATTTCTTGGCCCAATTTTGCCAATATCCACCCCTATGCGCCTGATCGTCACACTGCCGGTTGGCGCGCGTTGATTGAAGAGCTCCAAGGCTGGCTGGAACGCATTACCGGCTACGCCAAGGTATCGGTGCAGCCGAATGCTGGCTCCCAGGGTGAGCTGGCAGGGCTGTTGGCCATTCGCCGCTATCATGTGGCCCGCGGTGAGGCACAACGCGACGTGGTGCTGATTCCGCGCTCGGCGCACGGCACCAACGCGGCCTCGGCCAAGCTTGCCAATCTCGACGTGGTTGTGGTGGATAACGATGGCCGCGAAGGCTCAATCGATATGGCTGACCTTGAGGCCAAGATTGACAAGGTTGGTGATCGCCTAGCAGGCATCATGATCACGTATCCCTCCACCCACGGTGTGTTCGAGGCGAGCGTGCGCGAGGTGTGCTCGAAGATCCACGAACACGGCGGGCAGGTCTATATCGATGGCGCCAACATGAATGCACTCACCGGCATTGCCCAGCCGGGTGAGTTCGGTGGCGATGTTTCGCACCTGAACCTGCACAAGACCTTCACCATTCCTCATGGTGGCGGCGGACCAGGTGTTGGCCCGGTTTGTGTGGCTGAGCACTTAGCCCCGTATCTGCCCAGTGATCCTTTGGGCACCGACCCCGCCCAACCTGCACCTGGTGATGCTGGCGTACCGATTGCCTCGGCTCGCTATGGTTCTGCCGGTGTGCTGCCGATTTCTTGGGCATATATCGCGATGATGGGCGCCAAGGGCTTGAGGCAGGCGACTGCCACGGCCATTTTGAATGCCAATTACATTGCCGCTGAGCTCAAAGATGCCTTCCCGGTGCTTTATACAGGCCCTGGTGGTTTGGTGGCCCATGAGTGCATCCTCGATCTGCGTCCGCTCAGCGATGCCACTGGTGTGAGTGCCGCTGACGTGGCCAAGCGCTTGATCGACTTCGGCTTCCACGCCCCTACGCTTTCTTTCCCGGTGGCTGGCACCTTGATGGTTGAGCCCACGGAATCTGAAGACGTAGCCGAGCTGGATCGCTTTATTCAAGCGATGCGAGCTATTCGCGCCGAGATCGCCGAGATCGAAAACGGCACCACCGCCTACGAGGAATCCATGTTGCATCACGCGCCCTTTAATGCGCAGGTGGCCTGCGCTGATCAGTGGCCGTATGCCTTTGGGCGTGAAGAGGCTGTGTACCCAGTTGAGTCTTTGCGCGAAGCCAAGTATTTCCCGCCCGTTCGCCGCCTCGACGAGGCCTATGGCGATCGCAATTTCTGCTGCACCGGTTAG
- the gcvT gene encoding glycine cleavage system aminomethyltransferase GcvT, whose protein sequence is MSKLLHSPLHAVHEALGASFTPFGAWNMPLKYGSELGEHRAVRNTCGMFDLSHMGEVKVTGPDAAAFLDYALVSKLSAIAVGKAKYSMMVNEQGGVIDDLITYRLGEQEFLVVPNAGNTEAVVAALQERAEGFEVELVDESRDTALIAVQGPKAEAVIEALVDPEDAATVQELKYYAATWLVVAGHRVLLARTGYTGEDGFELYIPCAEAEDLWKAISEIGQEFELVPCGLAARDSLRLEAGMPLYGNELNEDLTPADAGLGVLVAKNKDGDFVGKQALLGAEEPKRQLVGLSSSQRRAARQGAQLYAGEQLVGEVTSGQPSPTLGHPIALAYVDRDYTAEGTELEADVRGKRLPFVVQTLPFYRREQ, encoded by the coding sequence ATGAGCAAATTGTTGCACTCTCCCCTGCACGCTGTGCACGAGGCATTAGGCGCAAGCTTTACCCCTTTTGGCGCCTGGAACATGCCGCTGAAATACGGCTCTGAGCTTGGCGAACACCGCGCGGTACGCAACACCTGCGGCATGTTCGACCTCTCCCACATGGGCGAAGTCAAAGTAACTGGGCCTGATGCTGCGGCGTTTTTGGACTATGCCCTGGTATCCAAGCTCTCGGCCATCGCCGTGGGCAAGGCCAAGTACTCCATGATGGTCAATGAGCAAGGTGGTGTGATCGACGATTTGATTACCTACCGCCTGGGCGAGCAGGAATTCCTCGTGGTGCCCAACGCCGGCAATACCGAGGCCGTTGTTGCCGCGTTGCAGGAACGCGCCGAGGGCTTTGAGGTAGAGCTTGTCGACGAATCGCGCGACACCGCTTTGATTGCTGTGCAAGGCCCGAAGGCTGAGGCAGTGATTGAGGCCTTGGTTGATCCCGAGGATGCAGCCACCGTGCAGGAATTGAAATACTATGCCGCTACTTGGCTGGTGGTAGCCGGACACCGCGTGCTGCTAGCCCGTACCGGCTATACCGGCGAGGATGGCTTCGAGCTGTATATCCCCTGTGCCGAAGCAGAGGATTTGTGGAAGGCCATCTCCGAGATTGGCCAGGAATTCGAGCTCGTACCTTGCGGGCTTGCCGCGCGTGATTCTTTAAGGCTTGAGGCAGGCATGCCCTTATACGGCAATGAGCTCAATGAGGATCTCACCCCTGCAGATGCTGGCCTTGGAGTCTTGGTAGCCAAGAACAAAGATGGCGATTTCGTGGGCAAACAAGCTCTGCTTGGTGCCGAGGAACCGAAGCGCCAGCTTGTGGGTTTGTCTTCCTCCCAGCGCCGCGCAGCGCGCCAGGGCGCACAGCTCTATGCAGGCGAGCAGCTTGTTGGTGAGGTCACCTCCGGCCAACCTTCACCCACCTTGGGCCATCCCATTGCACTGGCCTACGTGGATCGTGACTACACCGCCGAAGGCACCGAGCTCGAAGCCGATGTCCGCGGCAAAAGGTTGCCATTTGTTGTGCAAACGCTGCCTTTTTATCGCAGAGAACAATAA
- the lipB gene encoding lipoyl(octanoyl) transferase LipB, which produces MSAPRDPFFPAHQSIRASSEPIDVRMLGTVDYQQAWDLQTELAAKRAQDSIGDTLLVLEHPNVYTAGKRTQPEDRPRNGLPVIDVNRGGRITWHGQGQLVMYPIIRLAEPVDVVDYVRRLEEALIQSVRQAGITTAGRIDGRSGVWVPGSNGQQHRKVAALGIRITRGVTMHGLALNCNNTLEYYEHIVPCGIDDAGVTTMSAELDRDITTEAMTEPLIREITRALAGELQVADHSFDQAPDPTKGIKRR; this is translated from the coding sequence ATGAGCGCACCTCGGGATCCCTTCTTTCCAGCCCACCAGTCCATTCGTGCCTCCAGCGAGCCTATCGACGTGCGCATGCTCGGCACCGTCGATTATCAGCAGGCATGGGACTTACAAACAGAGCTTGCCGCCAAAAGGGCTCAAGACAGCATCGGCGATACGCTCTTGGTGCTCGAACACCCCAATGTCTACACCGCTGGGAAGAGAACACAGCCGGAGGATCGCCCCCGCAATGGGCTGCCGGTGATCGACGTCAATCGTGGCGGCCGAATCACCTGGCATGGCCAAGGCCAATTGGTGATGTATCCAATCATTCGCCTGGCCGAACCGGTTGATGTGGTGGATTATGTGCGACGCCTTGAAGAGGCACTGATTCAAAGCGTGCGCCAGGCAGGCATCACTACTGCCGGGCGCATCGACGGCCGCTCAGGTGTGTGGGTACCCGGCAGCAATGGGCAACAGCACCGCAAGGTCGCAGCACTTGGCATCAGAATCACCCGCGGAGTAACCATGCATGGGCTGGCCTTGAACTGCAATAACACCCTGGAGTACTACGAGCACATCGTTCCCTGCGGCATTGATGATGCAGGGGTGACCACCATGAGCGCCGAGCTTGATCGTGATATCACCACCGAAGCGATGACGGAACCGCTGATTCGAGAAATCACCCGTGCGCTCGCCGGTGAATTGCAGGTGGCTGATCATAGTTTTGATCAAGCACCTGATCCCACCAAGGGCATAAAGCGCAGGTAG